The following coding sequences lie in one Aspergillus luchuensis IFO 4308 DNA, chromosome 8, nearly complete sequence genomic window:
- a CDS encoding uncharacterized protein (COG:S;~EggNog:ENOG410PFGS;~InterPro:IPR011118,IPR029058;~PFAM:PF07519;~SECRETED:SignalP(1-21)) — MILRSMAWTSMSILSLSGVTAASSSCTKETFSSLDLSNINVLSLNVTAAHNFATNASLSSGTTSAPVGQMPASIEICIVSLQYTHAGQNDIVNTYIGLPLDAKSWNSRFLMDGGGGWVAGGLDEIIAPVAAGYSSASTDGGHNSTASTADWGFVSEGNTNWPALWDFSSVALGEAAVLGKLATEIYFGSPPKYSYWNGCSTGGRQGHMMAQRFPTYFDGIVGGSPAINWDKFQLAEFWPAFLAQLLDTQPPACVLDAFTNGAIEACDLLDGVKDGIISLPGQCHYEASSMVGQTINCSDPDGQITITDKMAELVQGMWDGPISLEDQFEWYGLGYDADLTALLTTTCTSVDNCTVTPFSISADWARIFLARNSSFSVQGLTRQDFDDLYRESVDQYASVIGTRNLDLTGFKIAGGKMISWHGMQDELIPTNGTVDYYSRVMELDPGVADYYRFFLAPGVAHCEGGNGFDPNDYVFETLRAWVENSTVPDTLEATAVAVAGSNSSSTRTAYLCPYPKIFTYVGGDPNDASSFSCA; from the exons ATGATTCTCCGCTCCATGGCGTGGACCTCAATGTCGATATTATCCCTGTCTGGGGTAACGGCAGCATCAAGTTCCTGCACTAAAGAGACGTTCTCGTCTCTCGACTTGAGCAACATCAATGTACTGTCGCTCAACGTCACCGCTGCACACAACTTTGCCACCAATGCTTCACTATCGAGTGGAACCACCTCAGCACCCGTAGGCCAAATGCCAGCGTCGATAGAGATCTGCATCGTGTCATTGCAGTACACACACGCGGGGCAGAACGACATTGTCAATACCTACATCGGACTGCCTCTTGATGCCAAAAGCTGGAACTCACGCTTTCTcatggatgggggtggtggatgggtaGCTGGAGGGCTTGATGAAATTATAGCTCCCGTCGCTGCCGGATACTCATCCGCCTCAACCGATGGGGGACACAATAGTACCGCCTCAACGGCAGACTGGGGTTTTGTGAGTGAAGGCAATACCAACTGGCCGGCACTGTGGGATTTCTCCAGTGTGGCACTAGGCGAGGCGGCTGTACTTGGGAAGCTGGCTACGGAAATCTACTTCGGTTCGCCGCCCAAGTACTCGTACTGGAATGGATGTTCCACTGGCGGTCGACAGGGACACATGATGGCCCAGAGATTCCCGACCTACTTTGATGGTATTGTGGGAGGCTCTCCGGCTATCAATTGGGATAAATTCCAACTGGCCGAGTTCTGGCCTGCTTTCCTGGCGCAGCTTCTTG ATACACAGCCGCCTGCATGTGTCCTTGATGCATTTACGAATGGTGCCATCGAAGCCTGTGATCTGCTGGACGGAGTGAAGGACGGAATCATTTCTCTTCCAGGTCAATGTCATTATGAAGCATCGTCGATGGTTGGCCAGACAATAAATTGCAGTGATCCGGATGGGCAGATTACAATAACGGACAAGATGGCTGAGCTAGTCCAAGGCATGTGGGATGGACCCATATCACTCGAAGATCAATTCGAGTGGTACGGACTGGGTTATGATGCCGATCTAACAGCCCTCCTTACTACGACCTGCACATCGGTTGATAACTGTACTGTGACACCTTTTAGTATCAGCGCCGACTGGGCCCGAATTTTCTTGGCCAGAAACTCGTCCTTTAGTGTTCAAGGCCTAACGCGACAAGACTTTGACGATCTCTACCGCGAATCAGTTGACCAATATGCTTCCGTTATTGGAACGCGAAATCTTGACTTAACAGGGTTCAAGATTGCGGGAGGAAAGATGATTTCCTGGCATGGAATGCAAGACGAGTTGATTCCGACCAACGGTACCGTGGATTATTACAGCCGGGTGATGGAGTTGGATCCCGGTGTGGCAGACTATTACCGCTTTTTTCTGGCACCTGGAGTTGCTCATTGCGAGGGGGGTAACGGATTCGATCCCAATGATTATGTGTTTGAGACGCTCCGGGCATGGGTTGAGAACTCAACAGTGCCTGACACTTTGGAAGCAACTGCTGTAGCAGTGGCTGGCTCGAACAGCAGCTCAACTCGCACGGCGTATCTTTGTCCTTATCCGAAGATCTTCACCTATGTTGGTGGAGATCCGAATGATGCGTCGTCTTTTAGCTGTGCTTGA
- a CDS encoding glycoside hydrolase family 76 protein (CAZy:GH76;~COG:G;~EggNog:ENOG410PFRH;~InterPro:IPR005198,IPR008928,IPR014480;~PFAM:PF03663;~SECRETED:SignalP(1-23);~TransMembrane:1 (n9-19c23/24o448-470i);~go_function: GO:0008496 - mannan endo-1,6-alpha-mannosidase activity [Evidence IEA];~go_process: GO:0005975 - carbohydrate metabolic process [Evidence IEA];~go_process: GO:0016052 - carbohydrate catabolic process [Evidence IEA]), whose amino-acid sequence MSRPMCYQAWISLLLGLSVTVAALDLDINSTQSIKDAATVTVQNTLTNSSLSGNVNPVYGDSNEWIFNSSTVEAWLYSTLIPYWNLTGNDTYNELISKRMYSMAGLELGDSWSESDNDTNMNHAAWALAAVTAAEMDFPADSSKKSWLTYAGQAQGTLRSTFKFQDICGGGLEIANDAVQETNGSMKDALSNGEFLQLSSRLAYITTGDNQSSYADDAIMIWDWCVKNDMLVESNWTINYLVTNTTATGNCTAMATTNAEYTYFYGLYMSSAAYMYSVTGSAVWKTRAEGLLDSIMGMFVNDGVIRDLGMLLEPDEGVMSTSWDDDSADALKGLLASCLAVVTHLLPDTVNTIEPLLRSNAEAVANQCSGMSNGTVCGSEWTDSTYDKEPNFFSSMSAVNAFTANLLMAKSSYSPSTTGTSTNGTSTNGTSTDTKSGGSSGGLSGGDIAGIVVGSVAGAGLVAAVAFFLLRKKKQAASGADVASEKNPTTDYQGGYQAAELEPREVAELPQGATSYNFSEMDTDTAMEQLPQELPPQELKTTKTMRYELA is encoded by the exons ATGTCACGCCCAATGTGCTATCAGGCTTGGATAAGTCTGCTTCTAGGGCTTTCCGTTACTGTAGCAGCGCTGGACCTGGACATTAACAGTACAC AATCAATCAAAGATGCGGCAACAGTAACAGTTCAAAACACGCTTACCAACTCATCTCTCAGTGGAAATGTCAATCCGGTGTACGGCGATTCCAACGAGTGGATATTTAACTCATCTACCGTGGAGGCGTGGCTCTACTCGACTCTGATTCCGTATTGGAATCTCACTGGAAACGATACCTACAATGAGCTTATCAGTAAGCGTATGTATAGCATGGCGGGACTGGAGCTCGGAGACTCGTGGTCGGAGTCAGATAACGATACCAATATGAACCATGCGGCCTGGGCTCTGGCCGCTGTAACGGCAGCTGAGATGGACTTCCCGGCCGACTCCTCTAAGAAGTCTTGGTTGACTTATGCGGGCCAGGCTCAGGGGACCTTGAGAAGTACCTTCAAATTTCAAGATATCTGCGGCGGTGGCCTTGAAATTGCCAACGATGCTGTACAAGAGACGAACGGCTCTATGAAAGACGCCCTAAGCAATGGAGAGTTCCTGCAGTTGTCTTCGCGGCTGGCGTATATCACCACAGGCGACAATCAATCGTCTTATGCAGATGATGCAATCATGATCTGGGACTGGTGCGTGAAAAACGATATGCTGGTGGAGTCAAATTGGACCATCAATTACCTGGTGACAAATACGACAGCCACTGGAAATTGCACGGCGATGGCGACGACTAACGCGGAATATACCTACTTCTACGGCTTGTACATGAGCTCTGCGGCATACATGTATTCTGTG ACAGGCTCAGCCGTTTGGAAGACAAGGGCAGAAGGGCTGCTAGATAGCATCATGGGCATGTTTGTTAACGACGGTGTTATCCGGGACCTTGGAATGTTACTTGAACCCGACGAAGGAGTAATGAGTACATcttgggatgatgatagtgCGGACGCCTTAAAGGGCCTCCTAGCATCATGCCTTGCGGTAGTGACGCACCTCTTACCAGACACAGTGAACACGATTGAGCCCCTCCTCCGAAGCAACGCAGAAGCTGTCGCAAATCAATGCAGCGGGATGAGCAACGGCACTGTCTGTGGTTCCGAATGGACTGATTCGACGTATGATAAGGAGCCCAACTTCTTCAGTTCTATGAGCGCCGTGAACGCGTTTACTGCGAATTTGTTGATGGCAAAGAGCTCCTATAGTCCAAGTACCACGGGAACAAGCACCAACGGAACCAGCACCAACGGAACCAGCACGGACACAAAAAGTGGTGGAAGCTCAGGTGGGCTCTCTGGCGGAGACATTGCTGGTATCGTAGTCGGCTCCGTTGCTGGCGCTGGCTTAGTCGCTGCTGTCgcctttttcctcctccgcaagAAGAAACAGGCTGCAAGTGGAGCAGACGTAGCATCGGAGAAGAACCCGACCACTGACTACCAAGGCGGTTATCAAGCCGCGGAGCTCGAGCCACGAGAGGTTGCGGAGCTTCCGCAGGGCGCTACCTCGTACAATTTCTCGGAGATGGACACCGACACTGCGATGGAGCAACTGCCCCAGGAGCTGCCCCCACAGGAGCTGAAaacgacgaagacgatgcGTTATGAATTGGCCTAG
- a CDS encoding uncharacterized protein (COG:T;~EggNog:ENOG410PY4K;~InterPro:IPR000719,IPR011009,IPR008271;~PFAM:PF07714,PF00069;~go_function: GO:0004672 - protein kinase activity [Evidence IEA];~go_function: GO:0005524 - ATP binding [Evidence IEA];~go_process: GO:0006468 - protein phosphorylation [Evidence IEA]), translating to MSAPQPGSEFFTACLNIKDDLDLHIKRRREPASRFISRQDLLKIWQTKDRIQKVLYTDRRIDDDLQNIQDNFIAILSILVSIEATHCLANFRSLFLAGNITDKDLPLEREQIETFLPDRSQQVDRFDYIQCEFCPIVISCTTPLHCVSSKRRLPFEIEPEKLGIGGFGEVELVTITPRYWETDSKSYNDSAYLVACKKFDFKEAFLKEHKNLTILKESLTTQRHILQHYTAVDHDPHNYYILFPYAEHGDLYHFLYGGPGSYEIHNQFPGIPEESDTAIFKPLLRQCWALACAIEWLHDNIQVDGEHIMCAHLDLKPDNILIMNDASSVVGKWMISDFGISVLEPHKLGSSRPLSVGGCYRGPTIEVNPHRGRGTYRPPEAIIRTGSTVTANKIGRRSDIWAYGCIFTEVLAWAIGRREGVGHLAEERQIGATNDYYWDEHFVQSLSPLATGFKVRDSVVRWLAHTQNSTERVVGEWVKTIKEILIIDKEHRPKAQELVDHVASVYKSCDLPRIRDSQPLESPAEPRFRQPSSSSSNQSHSQSNSRSSELGSESFRKSSSRPPSQSSSQSSSPLSSQPSYQRPDPRELLRESGLQRPSKLLQHGKKHFIDTYMSRTSCQGKVPIAVVFNDRVEILNLDLTQRGIEKIGSLSFSGKLGNAEVVIEGQYLAVWGFCKGSRKGEGKRMLHIGEVNSGFGTNLPIVPELVVSVAVSPRGLFALVQDKDIIILSWSSQSSSHVQHTLVLSDADQRFTQAIFNANGEFLFVWARSSKRESLYVWKVEGMAGEPDFAVHYSLQHRFHWNTSVMPYSSGKGCVLADDQNRYTVVTLNQQRSGIHSIEPARIERPFDTLNVILSCMVGDEYLLGLVKSGHLITTRLYLHRFEITRREDQTHVSISRGREVLEIPKGFNQASKIRAYEQQGVATAVLWNETSLFMSDLPPSNGHN from the exons ATGAGTGCTCCTCAGCCGGGCTCCGAATTCTTCACGGCCTGCCTGAATATTAAGGATGACCTGGACTTGCATATTAAGCGACGACGGGAGCCTGCCAGCCGGTTCATTTCGCGTCAAGATCTGTTGAAAATCTGGCAGACGAAGGATCGCATCCAAAAAGTGCTCTATACCGACCGCCGCATCGATGACGATCTGCAGAACATTCAAGACAACTTCATTGCCATCCTTTCCATTCTCGTATCAATCGAGGCCACACATTGCCTAGCCAACTTTCGGAGTTTATTTCTTGCTGGGAATATAACCGATAAGGATCTTCCGCTAGAGCGAGAGCAAATCGAAACCTTCCTTCCTGATCGATCACAGCAAGTAGACCGATTCGATTACATTCAATGCGAGTTTTGCCCAATAGTGATCTCTTGCACAACGCCCCTACATTGTGTTTCTTCCAAGCGTCGACTACCATTTGAGATAGAGCCTGAAAAGTTGGGCATTGGGGGCTTTGGCGAAGTGGAACTGGTGACTATAACGCCACGGTACTGGGAAACGGATAGTAAAAGTTACAACGATTCCGCCTATCTAGTTGCCTGCAAGAAATTCGACTTTAAGGAAGCTTTTCTCAAAGAACACAAGAATCTCACAATTCTGAAGGAGAGTTTGACAACACAGCGTCACATTTTGCAGCATTACACGGCTGTGGACCATGATCCACACAACTACTATATCCTCTTCCCGTATGCCGAACATGGGGATCTGTACCACTTTCTATATGGCGGTCCTGGAAGCTATGAAATTCACAATCAATTTCCTGGCATACCGGAGGAAAGCGATACAGCCATATTCAAGCCGTTATTGCGTCAATGCTGGGCTCTGGCATGCGCTATTGAGTGGTTGCACGACAATATTCAGGTTGATGGCGAGCACATCATGTGTGCTCATTTAGACCTCAAGCCGGACAACATCTTAATCATGAATGATGCAAGCTCTGTTGTAGGGAAGTGGATGATATCTGACTTTGGCATTTCCGTGCTTGAACCCCACAAGCTTGGTTCAAGCCGTCCACTCAGTGTTGGAGGCTGTTACCGGGGACCGACCATTGAAGTGAACCCTCACCGGGGAAGAGGGACCTACCGGCCACCGGAAGCTATTATCCGAACAGGATCAACGGTTACGGCTAACAAGATAGGTCGTCGAAGTGATATTTGGGCTTACGGATGCATTTTCACTGAGGTACTCGCCTGGGCAATCGGACGACGCGAAGGTGTTGGACATTTAGCCGAGGAAAGGCAAATTGGAGCAACGAATGACTATTACTGGGATGAACATTTTGTTCAGAGCTTGTCGCCTCTAGCGACAGGTTTCAAAGTACGAGATTCGGTTGTCCGATGGCTTGCGCACACTCAGAATTCCACTGAGAGGGTAGTAGGCGAATGGGTGAAGACAATCAAAGAAATCCTTATCATAGACAAGGAGCACAGGCCCAAAGCGCAAGAGCTTGTGGATCACGTTGCAAGTGTGTATAAATCATGCGACCTGCCTCGAATCCGCGATTCGCAGCCACTTGAGTCCCCAGCCGAGCCTCGGTTCAGGCAGCCAAGCAGTTCGTCATCTAATCAGTCTCACAGTCAATCAAACAGTCGTTCCAGTGAGCTAGGCAGTGAGTCTTTCAGGAAATCATCCAGTCGCCCACCCAGTCAGTCATCGAGTCAATCTTCCAGTCCATTATCCAGTCAGCCATCCTATCAAAGGCCAGATCCCCGAGAACTTCTCAGAGAGTCAGGCTTGCAGAGACCGAGCAAGCTACTACAACATGGCAAAAAACATTTCATTGACACCTATATGTCGCGGACAAGCTGCCAAGGCAAGGTCCCAATTGCAGTTGTATTTAATGACAGAGTTGAAATACTGAACTTGGACCTTACACAAAGAGGGATCGAAAAGATCGGATCCCTATCATTTTCTGGGAAATTAGGAAATGCCGAGGTTGTTATCGAAGGCCAGTACCTCGCAGTTTGGGGTTTTTGTAAAGGTTCCCGtaagggagaagggaaaagaatg CTTCATATTGGGGAGGTTAATTCAGGCTTCGGGACAAACCTACCCATAGTCCCCGAGTTAGTTGTATCGGTCGCCGTATCTCCGCGTGGTCTATTCGCTCTAGTTCAGGACAAGGATATAATAATCCTCTCCTGGTCGTCCCAATCGTCATCACATGTGCAGCACACATTGGTCTTGTCCGATGCGGATCAAAGATTTACGCAGGCCATATTCAACGCCAATGGTGAATTCTTGTTTGTGTGGGCAAGGAGCTCAAAGCGAGAGTCTCTGTACGTTTGGAAAGTCGAAGGGATGGCAGGTGAACCAGACTTCGCTGTTCACTATTCTCTG CAGCATCGATTCCACTGGAATACTTCAGTTATGCCTTATAGTTCTGGTAAAGGGTGTGTCCTTGCAGATGACCAGAACAGGTACACAGTTGTTACTTTGAATCAGCAGCGCAGTGGAATACATAGCATTGAACCAGCGCGCATTGAGCGCCCATTTGATACTTTGAATGTGATACTCAGCTGCATGGTGGGTGATGAATATCTGCTCGGGCTGGTTAAAAGCGGCCATCTAATCACGACACGATTATATCTACACCGATTCGAGATCACTCGCCGAGAGGACCAAACGCATGTCTCAATTTCCCGAGGCCGTGAAGTCCTGGAAATTCCAAAGGGCTTCAACCAGGCCAGCAAAATACGGGCCTATGAGCAGCAGGGGGTAGCAACAGCGGTATTATGGAACGAGACCAGCCTCTTCATGTCTGATCTACCTCCCAGTAATGGGCATAATTGA
- a CDS encoding uncharacterized protein (COG:S;~EggNog:ENOG410PX4Y;~InterPro:IPR002523;~TransMembrane:2 (i46-68o88-112i);~go_component: GO:0016020 - membrane [Evidence IEA];~go_function: GO:0046873 - metal ion transmembrane transporter activity [Evidence IEA];~go_process: GO:0030001 - metal ion transport [Evidence IEA];~go_process: GO:0055085 - transmembrane transport [Evidence IEA]) — translation MRNAIDLAGYTLSLHNQLETARVDRELRDLTSSLKRLQEDNMNDSAAVKVITFVSAIYLPGSFIVSLYGMNFFVFDEDLRQIVIAKDFWVFLATWLPLTLVTGLIYVLIVWFDAWWKRKPFRFFQRPGKEDMSESEMQVGKEFADD, via the exons ATGAGGAACGCGATTGATTTG GCCGGCTATACACTTTCGCTGCACAATCAGCTTGAAACAGCGAGAGTCGACCGTGAACTGCGCGATTTGACCAGTAGCTTGAAACGGTTGCAGGAAGACAACATGAATGACAGCGCCGCAGTCAAAGTTATTACATTCGTGTCGGCAATCTACTTACCAGGCTCTTTCATCGTCAGCTTATATGGAATGaatttcttcgtcttcgatgAGGACTTACGCCAAATTGTTATTGCCAAGGACTTCTGGGTGTTCCTCGCCACCTGGCTACCGCTGACCCTGGTCACAGGGTTGATATATGTGTTGATTGTATGGTTCGATGCctggtggaagaggaagccattCCGCTTTTTCCAGCGTCCGGGGAAGGAAGACATGAGTGAATCAGAGATGCAGGTTGGGAAGGAGTTCGCAGATGACTGA
- a CDS encoding uncharacterized protein (COG:E;~EggNog:ENOG410QDM6;~InterPro:IPR004840,IPR004841;~PFAM:PF13520,PF03845,PF00324;~TransMembrane:11 (o15-34i41-63o99-119i131-152o158-178i235-255o302-322i356-377o389-413i449-470o482-499i);~go_component: GO:0016020 - membrane [Evidence IEA];~go_component: GO:0016021 - integral component of membrane [Evidence IEA];~go_process: GO:0006865 - amino acid transport [Evidence IEA];~go_process: GO:0055085 - transmembrane transport [Evidence IEA]): MTNHVDTSEKLKQELFGFQIFFITLSVVIGSGIFTNNGMALAIAGPMGLILAVLIISIVVLAVNECIAELAQQFPVYNSIVEYVRTFVDEDFGWVIGLAYWYAYAATFASQTSMAATLLEYWGMQTAWRVLICYVMVPVILFLLNMTGVFWYGVVETIGGFLKLVMIVAISIYLYTIADDVSSPSFEHGQGFSSNGQAQCYAIPLTAYAFQGIEVYAMTAFEARDGHALRWPARWTAYVAVVVYIMCTLGEVINVKWDDSALPKLHDGVSNSTLSATSNPGSSSSMIVIAALNTNNRSMAGFLNGCLLFSVFSAANTSLYVASRTLWGMAKHFPRSSTKELWVKKKLAILSEGTKVPVVSLLVSLLAFCWVPFLQLVDSSAVQQVVQVISISSSTAIMIVWAAICLAFIRYYYWLKKCEPRLRYHNRPEYIRLDEKYIAKGSLRILQPLQAWIGLIGCITIFAFSSATWWSETATVTEVAMAYGPHMVLFLIFIISKAFSKNKGWVKLTNDEWVLRNALDRLWIRKIDHHEESASQRLKSVMDSLLSSQLWDRFRDRQNSQQADGDVHHRSEGSTSVETNRQELLTISNDQPV, encoded by the exons ATGACGAACCACGTGGACACATCAGAAAAGCTTAA GCAGGAGCTTTTTGGATTTCAGATCTTT TTCATCACGCTCAGTGTTGTCATCGGAAGTGGCATATTCACCAACAATGGAATGGCCCTCGCTATTGCGGGACCAATGGGCTTGATTCTTGCggtcctcatcatcagcataGTAGTTCTAGCAGTCAATGAGTGTATTGCCGAGTTGGCTCAGCAATTTCCGGTTTACAATTCGATCGTTGAATATGTTCGCACATTCGTCGACGAGGACTTTGGCTGGGTTATTGGACTGGCTTATTG GTATGCATACGCAGCAACGTTTGCCAGTCAAACTTCTATGGCTGCGACTCTCCTAGAGTACTGGGGCATGCAAACGGCATGGAGAGTTCTTATCTGCTACGTTATGGTTCCAGTCATCTTATTCCTTCTCAACATGACTGGAGTTTTC TGGTACGGTGTTGTGGAAACGATTGGTGGTTTCCTAAAGCTGGTGATGATTGTGGCAATTtcaatttatctatatacaaTTGCGGACGATG TTTCTTCTCCTAGCTTTGAACATGGACAAGGTTTTAGCAGTAATGGCCAAGCCCAGTG CTATGCTATCCCACTCACGGCATACGCTTTTCAGGGCATAGAAGTATACGCCATGACTGCGTTTGAAGCTCGAGATGGCCATGCCCTTCGCTGGCCGGCTCGCTGGACTGCGTATGTAGCGGTAGTCGTGTACATCATGTGCACGTTGGGAGAGGTCATTAACGTGAAGTGGGATGATTCCGCTTTACCAAAACTTCATGATGGAGTTTCAAATAGCACATTATCAGCTACTTCTAACCCTGGTTCGTCAAGTAGCATGATCGTCATAGCCGCGCTGAACACCAATAACCGGTCAATGGCTGGATTCCTCAACGGCTGTTTGCTCTTCAGTGTCTTTTCTGCAGCCAACACTTCACTGTACGTTGCTTCCCGAACCTTATGGGGTATGGCGAAGCACTTTCCCAGATCTTCGACAAAAGAACTCTgggtcaagaagaagctagCGATTCTAAGCGAGGGCACCAAAGTTCCGGTTGTATCTTTGCTGGTCTCACTTCTAGCATTCTGCTGGGTTCCATTCCTACAGCTCGTGGATAGCTCTGCAGTACAGCAG GTGGTCCAAGTtatatccatctcctccagcaccgcTATAATGATCGTATGGGCAGCTATCTGTCTCGCATTTATTCGTTACTATTACTG GTTGAAGAAATGCGAACCTCGACTTCGGTACCACAACCGTCCTGAATACATCCGACTAGATGAAAAGTATATTGCTAAAGGCAGTCTGCGTATTCTCCAACCACTTCAGGCCTGGATCGGACTGATTGGGTGTATCACTATATTCGCATTTTCCAGCGCGACATGGTGGAGTGAAACCGCAACTGTCACCGAAGTTGCCATGGCGTACGGGCCG CATATGGTCCTCTTTCTTATATTCATCATCTCAAAAGCGTTCAGTAAAAATAAGGGGTGGGTAAAATTGACAAACGACGAATGGGTTCTGCGGAATGCCTTGGATAGACTATGGATTCGCAAGAtcgatcatcatgaagaaAGTGCCTCACAGCGCCTGAAAAGTGTTATGGATTCGCTGTTGTCTTCACAATTATGGGACCGATTCAGGGATAGGCAGAACAGCCAGCAAGCGGATGGGGATGTTCATCATCGGAGTGAAGGTTCCACGTCTGTGGAGACAAACAGGCAAGAGTTGCTAACTATTTCGAACGACCAGCCTGTATAG